Part of the Vulcanisaeta thermophila genome, TAATCACGCCCATAGCTACCGTGATCCCCGAATCCATAACGGCCATAATATGGACCTTCAGGGGTAGGGATACCCTGGCCGTGGCCTCCCTAGTGGGTGAGAAGGTTCTTTACTCAACCGTTTACCCAGCGTTGGGTTTATTACTCACTGAGTGGTCGCTGAGCATGGAGGCTATTGTTAGTGTGGTTGAGGTTGAGGTTTCCTCATTGGTGATTCTTTACCATGTAATTAGGGGTAGGCTTACGTGGGACACCGCAATTATTGGGCTTACTGGTTACATTATTTACCTATTAATCACCACCCACGTATTATGACCCAATAAACTTAATAATGCGTGGGTGCCCCATTCATGAAATGATTGTTAGTTTCCTGGGTCGTTTGGCGTTGGGTGATGGGTACTCAGTGAGGCTTATGGGTGTTGTTAATGTAAGCCATGAATCCTTCTTCAAGGGCTCCGTGGTTAGGTCTGTGGATGAGGCGATCAGGGTTGTGGGTGGTATGGTAAGTAATGGCGTTGATGTCATCGATGTTGGGGGTATGTCCACAGCACCCTACAACAGGACCTGGGTTAGTGTGGATGAGGAGTTGAACCGTGTCGTACCCATCGTGAGGGCCATTAAGAGGGAGTTCCCGGATTTAGTGGTCTCCGTGGACACCTTCAGATCCAGGGTCGCTGAGGAAGCATTGAACGCGGGTGCCGACGTGATTAACGACGTGACCGGGCTCAGGGGTGATCCTGGAATGGCCAGGGTTGTGGCTAATCACGGGGCTTCCGTGGTCATTATGGCTAGGGAGGTGAGACCGACCACGGGGCTTGACCCAGTGACTAGGACCATCACCGCCCTCAGGGAGAGTATCTCCATAGCACTGAACGCGGGTGTTGATGAGAGGCGTATAGTGGTGGATCCAGGTGTTGGTGCATGGCCACCCCTTGAAATCGACCCGGCACTCCATGGTGGTGAGCCCCTGAGCCCCGATTATGTACGTGGTGACCCAAGGTACCCCTGGTACGTGTGGGACTCCATGCTAATAATGAGTGTTGGCAGGATAAGGAGTGAGTTGGGTAGGCCAGTACTCATTGGCATTTCCAGGAAGTCCTTCCTCACCAAACTCATGAGGAGAAACGCACCACCTGAGGGTCGTTTATACGCCTCTGTGTCCGCCGAGGCCATTGCAGTGCTCATGGGGGTGGATGCGGTTAGGACTCACAATGTGGCCGAGACCAGGGATGCCGTTAGGGTGGCTGAGGCCCTGAGACTATGCCTAAACACCAGGGAGTGCCCAGAGGGGCTTGTTAAGTTCCTGGCATAAGGAATAAATAGTACCGGGTATTCCCATTAGTGATACCTGAGTCCCGATAACGGG contains:
- a CDS encoding dihydropteroate synthase → MIVSFLGRLALGDGYSVRLMGVVNVSHESFFKGSVVRSVDEAIRVVGGMVSNGVDVIDVGGMSTAPYNRTWVSVDEELNRVVPIVRAIKREFPDLVVSVDTFRSRVAEEALNAGADVINDVTGLRGDPGMARVVANHGASVVIMAREVRPTTGLDPVTRTITALRESISIALNAGVDERRIVVDPGVGAWPPLEIDPALHGGEPLSPDYVRGDPRYPWYVWDSMLIMSVGRIRSELGRPVLIGISRKSFLTKLMRRNAPPEGRLYASVSAEAIAVLMGVDAVRTHNVAETRDAVRVAEALRLCLNTRECPEGLVKFLA